One part of the Azospirillum sp. B510 genome encodes these proteins:
- a CDS encoding ABC transporter permease, protein MRRFLRNSLTLARKEWISLLRDVFMLGFVVYSFTLSVYSQATGISHELRNAAIAVVDEDRSPLSQRLASSFHGPEFQAPVQIGHADIDPAMDAARYTFVLDIPPDFQADVLAGRGPTMQLLIDATAMMQAGIGAGTIQGIVDDEVGRFVRREADGSAAPVSLQLRVAYNEALDTKWFTGTMSVVSNVTMLAVLLAGAALIREREHGTLEHLLVMPVRPAEIMAAKVLANGAVILVLTLVALYAVLRGLLSVPLAGSVPLFLAGTALYLFFATALGIFLGTVARSMPQLGLLFILIVLPMNMLSGGFTPLESEPQWLQLAMQLSPSTHFVAFAQAILFRGAGFDVVWPRFAATAGIGALFFAWSLARFRRHLASFR, encoded by the coding sequence ATGCGGCGCTTCCTCCGCAACAGCCTGACGCTCGCGCGCAAGGAGTGGATCAGCCTGCTGCGCGACGTCTTCATGCTGGGTTTCGTCGTCTATTCCTTCACCCTGTCGGTCTATTCCCAGGCCACCGGCATCTCGCACGAGCTGCGCAACGCCGCCATCGCCGTCGTCGACGAGGACCGCTCGCCCCTGTCGCAGCGTCTGGCCTCCAGCTTCCACGGGCCGGAGTTCCAGGCGCCGGTCCAGATCGGCCATGCCGACATCGACCCGGCGATGGATGCCGCCCGCTACACCTTCGTCCTCGACATCCCGCCCGATTTCCAGGCCGACGTGCTGGCGGGACGCGGCCCGACGATGCAACTGCTGATCGACGCCACCGCGATGATGCAGGCCGGCATCGGCGCCGGCACCATCCAGGGCATCGTCGACGACGAGGTCGGCCGCTTCGTCCGCCGCGAGGCCGACGGCAGCGCCGCCCCGGTGTCGCTCCAGCTCCGCGTCGCCTACAACGAGGCGCTGGATACGAAATGGTTCACCGGCACCATGTCGGTGGTCAGCAACGTCACCATGCTGGCGGTTCTGCTGGCCGGCGCCGCCCTGATCCGCGAGCGCGAGCACGGCACGCTCGAACATCTGCTGGTGATGCCGGTCCGCCCGGCCGAGATCATGGCCGCCAAGGTGCTGGCGAACGGGGCGGTAATCCTGGTGTTGACGCTGGTGGCGCTTTACGCGGTGCTGCGCGGGTTGCTGTCGGTGCCGCTGGCCGGCTCGGTCCCGCTGTTCCTGGCGGGGACGGCGCTCTATCTGTTCTTCGCCACGGCGCTCGGCATCTTCCTCGGCACGGTGGCGCGCTCGATGCCGCAATTGGGCCTGCTGTTCATCCTGATCGTGCTGCCGATGAACATGCTGTCGGGCGGCTTCACCCCGCTGGAAAGCGAGCCGCAATGGCTGCAACTGGCGATGCAGCTGTCACCCTCGACCCATTTCGTCGCCTTCGCCCAGGCGATCCTGTTCCGCGGGGCGGGGTTCGACGTGGTGTGGCCGCGCTTCGCCGCCACCGCCGGGATCGGCGCGCTGTTCTTCGCCTGGAGCCTGGCGCGGTTCCGGCGCCATCTGGCGAGTTTCCGGTGA
- the rbbA gene encoding ribosome-associated ATPase/putative transporter RbbA produces MTPAPAVSLSGLRHRYGGTVALEDAALDIPTGASVAIIGPDGVGKSTLLGLIATAKTVQQGSIRVLGTDVADRRGRAALQPRIAYMPQGLGRNLYAELSVAENLQFFGRLFGLDAAERRRRIADLLDSTGLAPFPDRPAGKLSGGMKQKLGLCCALLHDPDLLILDEPTTGVDPLSRRQFWDLIARIRTGRPGMTVLVATSYMDEAERFDRVVMMNAGRLLAHDTPAAVKAQTGAADLEDAFVALLPEEARRGHQRLTVPPRPAEPEGAGPAIEAIGLTRRFGDFTAVSDIGFRIGRGEIFGFLGSNGCGKTTTMKMLTGLLPATAGEARLFGKPIDATDQESRRRVGYMAQAFSLYGELTVRQNLDLHARLFDLADADSRLAALVERFGLSPYIDAVADRLPLGVRQRLSLAVAILHGPELLILDEPTSGVDPVARDQFWRDLIALSREQGVTIFVSTHFMNEAARCDRVAFMNAGRVIAAGPPDELRRQQRADSLDDAFIGFMEQAENLPLPPGERAGVRGTHSEDSRESAAAHPPHPNPLPGGERGPHSSPLSRRRLLAYAWRETLELRRDPVRLTVALLGTVLLMLVFGFGITMDVENLAFAVLDHDRSPESRAYIEQFDGSRSFRATPPAIDARDLALRLQRGEASLTIEIPEGFGRELRRGRPPEVAVRIDGAMPFRAETIQGYVAGLHQRFIQDAATASGVTLPASPATLEMRYRYNQAFRSLDAMVPSTIGLLLVFIPAILAALGVVREKELGSITNLYVTPVTRLEFLLGKQLPYIGLASFNLLLMVVMAVTLFGVPVKGSLLGLLLGGLVYVVATTALGLLISVFTATQTAAVFGTAILTMLPATQFSGMLQPVSTLEGGAWLLGTLFPTTHFLKLSVGAFTKGLALPELLPFILATAAFIPVFLALGVAFLPKQER; encoded by the coding sequence ATGACTCCCGCCCCCGCCGTCTCGCTGTCCGGCTTGCGGCACCGCTATGGCGGGACGGTGGCGCTGGAGGACGCGGCGCTCGACATCCCCACCGGCGCCAGCGTCGCCATCATCGGCCCGGACGGCGTCGGAAAATCGACCCTGCTCGGCCTGATCGCCACCGCCAAGACGGTCCAGCAGGGCAGCATCCGCGTGCTCGGCACCGACGTCGCCGACCGCCGGGGCCGCGCCGCGCTTCAACCGCGCATCGCCTACATGCCGCAGGGCCTCGGCCGCAACCTCTATGCCGAATTGAGCGTCGCCGAGAATCTCCAGTTCTTCGGCCGCCTGTTCGGCCTCGACGCCGCCGAGCGCCGGCGCCGCATCGCCGACCTGCTGGACTCCACCGGGCTGGCCCCCTTCCCCGACCGCCCGGCCGGCAAGCTGTCGGGCGGCATGAAGCAGAAGCTCGGCCTGTGCTGCGCCCTGCTGCACGACCCCGACCTGCTGATCCTCGACGAGCCGACGACCGGCGTCGATCCGCTGTCGCGCCGGCAGTTCTGGGACCTGATCGCCCGCATCCGCACCGGCCGCCCCGGCATGACCGTGCTGGTCGCCACCTCCTACATGGACGAGGCGGAGCGCTTCGACCGGGTCGTCATGATGAATGCCGGCCGCCTGCTGGCCCACGACACCCCGGCGGCGGTGAAGGCGCAGACCGGCGCCGCCGACCTCGAAGACGCCTTCGTCGCCCTGCTGCCGGAGGAGGCCCGGCGCGGCCACCAGCGCCTGACCGTGCCGCCCCGCCCGGCCGAGCCGGAGGGCGCCGGGCCCGCCATCGAGGCCATCGGCCTGACCCGCCGCTTCGGCGATTTCACCGCGGTGTCGGACATCGGCTTCCGCATCGGCCGTGGCGAGATCTTCGGTTTCCTCGGCTCCAACGGCTGCGGCAAGACCACCACGATGAAGATGCTGACCGGCCTGTTGCCCGCCACGGCGGGGGAGGCGCGGCTGTTCGGCAAACCCATCGATGCGACGGACCAGGAGAGCCGCCGCCGCGTCGGCTACATGGCGCAGGCCTTCTCGCTCTATGGCGAGCTGACGGTGCGGCAGAATCTCGACCTGCACGCCCGGCTGTTCGACCTCGCCGATGCCGACTCCCGGCTGGCGGCGCTGGTCGAGCGTTTCGGCCTGTCGCCCTACATCGACGCGGTGGCCGACCGGCTGCCCTTGGGCGTGCGGCAGCGGCTGTCGCTGGCCGTCGCCATCCTGCACGGGCCGGAGCTGCTGATCCTCGACGAGCCGACCTCCGGCGTCGATCCGGTGGCGCGCGACCAGTTCTGGCGCGACCTGATCGCGCTGTCGCGCGAACAGGGGGTGACGATCTTCGTCTCGACCCATTTCATGAACGAGGCGGCGCGCTGCGACCGGGTGGCCTTCATGAACGCCGGCCGCGTCATCGCCGCCGGCCCGCCCGACGAGCTGCGCCGCCAACAGCGGGCCGACAGCCTGGACGACGCCTTCATCGGATTTATGGAGCAGGCGGAGAATCTCCCTCTCCCCCCCGGGGAGAGGGCCGGGGTGAGGGGGACGCACAGCGAGGATTCTAGGGAAAGTGCCGCAGCGCATCCCCCTCACCCTAACCCTCTCCCCGGGGGGGAGAGGGGACCTCACTCCTCTCCCCTCTCCCGCCGCCGTCTGCTCGCCTATGCCTGGCGCGAGACGCTCGAACTCCGCCGCGATCCGGTCCGCCTGACCGTCGCCCTGCTCGGCACGGTGCTGCTGATGCTGGTGTTCGGCTTCGGCATCACCATGGATGTCGAAAACCTCGCCTTCGCCGTGCTCGACCATGACCGCTCGCCGGAAAGCCGCGCCTACATCGAGCAGTTCGACGGCTCGCGCAGCTTCCGCGCCACCCCGCCGGCCATCGACGCCCGCGATCTGGCGCTGCGCCTGCAACGCGGCGAGGCGTCGCTGACCATCGAGATCCCCGAGGGCTTCGGCCGCGAGCTGCGCCGTGGCAGACCTCCCGAGGTGGCGGTGCGCATCGACGGCGCCATGCCCTTCCGGGCTGAGACCATCCAGGGCTATGTCGCCGGCCTGCACCAGCGCTTCATCCAGGATGCCGCCACCGCGTCCGGCGTCACCCTGCCCGCGTCGCCCGCCACCCTGGAGATGCGGTATCGCTACAACCAGGCCTTCCGCAGCCTGGACGCCATGGTGCCCAGCACCATCGGCCTGCTGCTGGTCTTCATTCCCGCCATCCTCGCGGCACTCGGCGTGGTGCGGGAGAAGGAGCTGGGATCCATCACCAACCTCTATGTCACCCCGGTGACGCGGCTGGAATTCCTGCTCGGCAAGCAGTTGCCCTATATCGGGCTCGCCAGCTTCAACCTGCTGCTGATGGTGGTGATGGCGGTCACCCTGTTCGGCGTGCCGGTGAAGGGCAGCCTGTTGGGGCTTCTGCTCGGCGGGCTGGTCTATGTGGTGGCGACCACGGCGCTGGGCCTGCTGATCTCGGTCTTCACCGCGACCCAGACGGCGGCGGTGTTCGGCACCGCCATCCTCACCATGCTGCCGGCCACCCAATTCTCCGGCATGCTGCAACCGGTCTCCACCCTGGAAGGCGGGGCGTGGCTGCTCGGCACGCTGTTCCCCACCACCCATTTCCTGAAACTGTCGGTCGGCGCCTTCACCAAGGGTCTCGCCCTGCCGGAGCTTCTGCCCTTCATCCTGGCGACCGCCGCCTTCATCCCGGTTTTCCTGGCGCTGGGCGTCGCCTTCCTGCCGAAACAGGAGCGCTGA
- a CDS encoding gluconokinase codes for MNGSSSAPVPGMPPGSPASPSAPSSGDAGPPIVVVMGVAGCGKSSVGQTLALALGLGFVEGDVHHPPANIAKMSSGIPLTDADRDGWLGTLAGFIAEADREGRGLVVACSALKRRYRDRLRGGAKRVVFLHLHGDKALIASRMGARSSHFMPMALVDSQFADLEMPGPDEAVLSYEVTLAVESIVADAHARLTGGDKKSGGTP; via the coding sequence ATGAACGGTTCCTCCTCAGCGCCGGTCCCCGGCATGCCCCCCGGATCCCCGGCGTCTCCGTCCGCCCCATCGTCTGGCGATGCCGGACCGCCGATCGTCGTGGTGATGGGGGTGGCGGGCTGCGGCAAGTCCAGCGTCGGCCAGACCCTGGCGCTGGCGCTCGGCCTTGGCTTCGTCGAGGGCGACGTCCATCACCCGCCCGCCAACATCGCCAAGATGTCGTCCGGCATCCCGCTGACCGACGCCGACCGCGACGGCTGGCTGGGCACGCTGGCCGGCTTCATCGCCGAGGCCGACCGTGAGGGCCGGGGGCTGGTGGTCGCCTGTTCGGCGCTGAAGCGGCGCTACCGCGACCGGCTGCGCGGCGGGGCCAAGCGGGTGGTCTTCCTGCATCTGCATGGCGACAAGGCGCTGATCGCGTCGCGCATGGGGGCGCGGTCCTCGCATTTCATGCCGATGGCCCTGGTCGACAGCCAGTTCGCCGATCTGGAGATGCCCGGACCCGACGAGGCGGTGTTGTCCTACGAGGTGACGCTGGCGGTCGAATCCATCGTCGCCGATGCCCACGCCCGCCTGACCGGCGGCGACAAGAAATCCGGGGGGACCCCATGA
- a CDS encoding TRAP transporter large permease, whose translation MTLTIFLGSLFGFMLLGMPIAFALMLTGVALMVHLDFFDAQLVAQNMLSGADNYPLMAVPFFILAGELMNAGGISQRIINLAVSLVGHIKGGLGFVTIGASVMLASLSGSAIADTAALATLLIPMMRDHGYPVPRSAGLIASGGIIAPIIPPSMPFIIFGVTTNTSISSLFMAGIVPGLLMGLGLIGAWVFVVRDMTVKLQPKASGRERLKALGDGVWALALPVIIIGGLRGGIFTPTEAAVVAAVYSLFVALFIYRQVTLPQLVPLLVQAARTTSTVMFLCAAALVSSYMVTLADLPQQMTELLAPLMGHPKMLMLAIAVLLLAVGTVMDLTPTILVLGPVLTPLAIKAGIDPTYFGVMFVLIGTLGLIHPPVCTVLNVVCGVARISLESATKGIWPFLLTYIVLVGLLIAVPEIVTAPLRMVH comes from the coding sequence ATGACCCTCACCATCTTCCTGGGCTCGCTGTTCGGCTTCATGCTGCTCGGCATGCCCATCGCCTTCGCGCTGATGCTGACCGGCGTCGCGCTGATGGTCCATCTGGATTTCTTCGACGCCCAGCTGGTCGCCCAGAACATGCTGAGCGGCGCCGACAACTACCCGCTGATGGCGGTGCCCTTCTTCATCCTGGCCGGCGAGCTGATGAATGCCGGCGGCATCTCGCAGCGCATCATCAACCTGGCGGTCAGCCTGGTCGGCCACATCAAGGGCGGCCTGGGCTTCGTCACCATCGGCGCCTCGGTGATGCTGGCCAGCCTGTCCGGCTCGGCCATCGCCGACACCGCGGCGCTGGCCACCCTGCTGATCCCGATGATGCGCGACCATGGCTATCCGGTGCCGCGCTCGGCCGGTCTGATCGCGTCGGGCGGCATCATCGCCCCGATCATCCCGCCCAGCATGCCCTTCATCATCTTCGGCGTGACCACCAACACCTCGATCAGCTCGCTGTTCATGGCCGGCATCGTGCCGGGCCTGCTGATGGGGCTGGGGCTGATCGGCGCCTGGGTCTTCGTCGTCCGCGACATGACGGTGAAGCTGCAACCGAAGGCGAGCGGGCGCGAGCGGCTGAAGGCGCTGGGCGACGGCGTCTGGGCGCTGGCCCTGCCGGTCATCATCATCGGCGGCCTGCGCGGCGGCATCTTCACCCCGACCGAGGCCGCGGTGGTCGCCGCCGTCTATTCGCTGTTCGTGGCGCTGTTCATCTACCGGCAGGTGACGCTGCCGCAGCTGGTGCCGCTGCTGGTCCAGGCGGCGCGCACCACCAGCACCGTCATGTTCCTGTGCGCCGCCGCCCTGGTGTCGTCCTACATGGTGACGCTGGCCGACCTGCCGCAGCAGATGACGGAGCTGCTGGCCCCGCTGATGGGCCACCCGAAGATGCTGATGCTGGCCATCGCCGTCCTGCTGCTGGCCGTCGGCACGGTGATGGACCTGACCCCGACCATCCTGGTGCTGGGCCCGGTCCTGACCCCGCTGGCGATCAAGGCCGGCATCGACCCGACCTATTTCGGCGTGATGTTCGTGCTGATCGGCACGCTGGGCCTGATCCATCCGCCGGTCTGCACGGTGCTGAACGTGGTGTGCGGCGTCGCCCGCATCTCGCTGGAAAGCGCCACCAAGGGCATCTGGCCCTTCCTTCTGACCTACATCGTGCTGGTCGGGCTGCTGATCGCCGTGCCGGAGATCGTCACCGCCCCGCTGCGCATGGTCCATTGA
- a CDS encoding HlyD family secretion protein, which translates to MTVKRVLIAVALLALLGAGAAYGWRATQGNRLPAGFASGNGRIEANEIDIATKYAARVLTIPVEEGDLVEAGAVIATLDTRDLEAQLRSAEAQLRRARRGRDEATALVAQRASEADFAAKELERALILFGKGHVAEQRVDQARNSRRTADAALDAAKSHLASADEAIAAAAGDVDRLTDLVADGVLKAPRKSRVLYRLSEPGEVLAAGGKAATLLDLSNVYMTFFLPTDTAGTLALGAEARILLDAVPDTAIPATVTFVAPRAQFTPKQVETKSERDRMMFRVKARVPEALVSRYIERVKTGLTGMAYVRLDAGAGWPDWLDSVLTREAAPPPSLSPSPPRGEGRGEGEAQRDFAENRLPSADQSTPRLPLTLTLSPGGRGDTPAGENS; encoded by the coding sequence ATGACCGTCAAGCGCGTTCTCATCGCCGTGGCCCTGCTGGCGCTGCTCGGCGCCGGGGCCGCCTATGGCTGGCGGGCGACGCAGGGCAACCGCCTGCCCGCCGGCTTCGCCTCCGGCAATGGCCGGATCGAGGCGAACGAGATCGACATCGCCACCAAATACGCCGCCCGCGTCCTGACCATCCCGGTCGAGGAGGGCGATCTGGTGGAGGCCGGCGCCGTCATCGCCACGCTCGACACCCGCGACCTGGAAGCCCAGCTCCGCTCCGCCGAGGCCCAGCTGCGCCGGGCCCGCCGTGGCCGCGACGAGGCCACCGCCCTGGTCGCCCAGCGCGCCAGCGAGGCGGATTTCGCCGCCAAGGAACTGGAACGGGCGCTGATCCTGTTCGGCAAGGGCCATGTCGCCGAACAGCGGGTCGATCAGGCCCGCAACAGCCGGCGCACCGCCGACGCCGCGCTGGACGCCGCCAAGAGCCACCTCGCCAGCGCCGACGAGGCCATCGCCGCGGCGGCCGGCGACGTCGACCGGCTGACCGATCTGGTCGCCGACGGCGTGCTGAAGGCGCCGCGCAAATCGCGCGTGCTCTACCGCCTGTCCGAACCCGGCGAGGTGCTGGCGGCCGGCGGCAAGGCGGCGACGCTGCTCGACCTGTCGAACGTCTACATGACCTTCTTCCTGCCGACCGACACCGCCGGAACGCTCGCGCTCGGCGCCGAGGCCCGCATCCTGCTCGACGCGGTTCCCGACACCGCGATTCCCGCCACCGTCACCTTCGTCGCGCCGCGCGCCCAGTTCACGCCCAAGCAGGTGGAGACCAAATCGGAGCGCGACCGCATGATGTTCCGCGTCAAGGCCCGCGTCCCGGAAGCGCTGGTCAGCCGCTACATCGAGCGGGTGAAGACCGGCCTGACCGGCATGGCCTATGTGAGGCTGGACGCCGGGGCGGGTTGGCCCGACTGGCTGGACTCGGTGTTGACGCGCGAAGCCGCCCCTCCCCCTTCCCTATCCCCCTCTCCCCCCCGGGGAGAGGGGCGGGGTGAGGGGGAGGCACAGCGTGACTTCGCGGAGAATCGGTTACCCTCCGCCGACCAATCCACCCCACGCCTCCCCCTCACCCTAACCCTCTCCCCGGGGGGGAGAGGGGACACCCCCGCGGGTGAAAACTCATGA
- a CDS encoding LacI family DNA-binding transcriptional regulator: MKPRKPRSSRTGRATMADVAERVGVSAITVSRAFKRPELVAPELRQRILDTAQSMGYVPNQAASALASARSMTVAVLIPSMTNMVFVETLAGIHDMLLPRGYRALIGVTHYSPEEEERLVRTYLQFQPEGILLTGTDHTQATRNYLSALSSPMVHMMELLDEPGSLSVGCSQEEGGRLMTSHLLARGYRRIGFVAVQLDPRTLSRLDGYRRTLEEAGLYDETRVWRLPDPSSIQLGAAMIDRLMAENSDCDAVFFCNDDLAQGALFQCQRRGIRVPDQLAIAGFNDLPASAWTTPTLTTVATPRYAIGRHAAAMLLDLMDGKEPPRHRLDLGLTFIAREST, encoded by the coding sequence GTGAAGCCGCGCAAGCCGCGCTCCTCGCGCACCGGGCGGGCGACGATGGCGGATGTGGCGGAGCGGGTGGGCGTCAGCGCCATCACCGTGTCGCGCGCCTTCAAGCGGCCGGAGCTGGTGGCGCCGGAGCTGCGCCAGCGCATCCTCGACACCGCCCAGTCGATGGGCTATGTGCCGAACCAGGCGGCGAGCGCGCTCGCCTCGGCGCGGTCGATGACGGTGGCGGTGCTGATCCCGTCGATGACCAACATGGTCTTCGTCGAGACGCTGGCCGGCATCCACGACATGCTGTTGCCGCGCGGCTACCGCGCCCTGATCGGCGTCACCCATTATTCGCCGGAGGAGGAGGAGCGGCTGGTCCGCACCTATCTCCAGTTCCAGCCCGAGGGCATCCTCCTGACCGGCACCGACCACACCCAGGCGACCCGCAACTACCTGTCGGCGCTGTCCAGCCCGATGGTCCACATGATGGAGCTGCTGGACGAGCCCGGCAGCCTCAGCGTCGGCTGTTCGCAGGAGGAGGGCGGCCGGCTGATGACCAGCCATCTGCTGGCGCGCGGCTACCGCCGCATCGGCTTCGTGGCCGTGCAGCTCGACCCCCGCACCCTGTCGCGCCTCGACGGCTACCGCCGCACGCTGGAGGAGGCCGGGCTCTATGACGAGACCCGCGTCTGGCGCCTGCCCGATCCCTCCTCCATCCAGCTGGGGGCGGCGATGATCGACCGGCTGATGGCGGAGAACAGCGACTGCGACGCGGTGTTCTTCTGCAACGACGATCTGGCGCAGGGCGCCCTGTTCCAGTGCCAGCGCCGGGGCATCCGCGTCCCCGACCAGCTCGCCATCGCCGGCTTCAACGATTTGCCGGCATCGGCCTGGACCACGCCGACCCTGACCACCGTCGCCACCCCGCGCTACGCCATCGGCCGCCATGCCGCCGCCATGCTGCTCGACCTGATGGACGGCAAGGAACCGCCGCGGCACCGGCTCGACCTCGGCCTGACCTTCATCGCGCGCGAGAGCACGTGA
- the pgmG gene encoding phosphoglucomutase/phosphomannomutase PgmG: MSEAHIFHPTVLREYDIRGIVGKTLTPADARAVGRSFGTVVVRKGGKTVCVGYDGRLSSPELEEALVEGLVSTGLHVLRIGLGPTPMLYFATRDREAAAGIMITGSHNPPDYNGIKMMLGKGPVYGQQILELGTMAAKADWERGEGSSEKIDVQDEYVARLLKDYDGTRDLKIAWDAGNGASGEILRRLTAKLPGTHVLLFDEIDGNFPNHHPDPTVEANLVDLKKAVAEHGCDIGIGFDGDGDRIGAIDHKGRVVWGDQLVALYAADVLKSHPGATIIADVKASQALFDEIAKHGGNPLMWKTGHSLLKAKMAETGSPLAGEMSGHIFFADKWYGFDDALYCGVRLVGLVSKLDTTLADLRDGLPDMVNTPETRFQIDEERKFAVVEEVKGRVKASGAKVNDIDGVRVTTDDGWWLLRASNTQDVLVARAESYSTDGLERLKGALIEQLVASGLSAPSFEGGGSH, from the coding sequence ATGAGCGAAGCCCATATCTTCCACCCCACGGTGCTGCGCGAGTACGACATCCGCGGCATCGTCGGCAAGACGCTGACCCCCGCCGACGCCCGCGCGGTCGGCCGTTCCTTCGGCACCGTGGTGGTGCGCAAGGGCGGCAAGACGGTCTGCGTCGGCTATGACGGCCGTCTGTCCTCGCCGGAGCTGGAGGAGGCGCTGGTCGAGGGGCTGGTCTCCACCGGCCTGCATGTCCTGCGCATCGGGCTCGGCCCCACGCCGATGCTGTATTTCGCCACCCGCGACCGCGAGGCGGCGGCCGGCATCATGATCACCGGCTCGCACAACCCGCCGGACTACAACGGCATCAAGATGATGCTGGGCAAGGGCCCGGTCTATGGCCAGCAGATCCTGGAACTCGGCACCATGGCGGCCAAGGCCGACTGGGAGCGGGGCGAAGGCTCGTCGGAGAAGATCGACGTCCAGGACGAGTATGTCGCCCGCCTGCTGAAGGATTATGACGGCACCCGCGACCTGAAGATCGCCTGGGACGCCGGCAACGGCGCGTCGGGCGAGATCCTGCGCCGCCTGACCGCCAAGCTGCCGGGCACGCATGTCCTGCTGTTCGACGAGATCGACGGCAATTTCCCCAACCACCATCCCGATCCGACGGTCGAGGCCAATCTGGTCGACCTGAAGAAGGCGGTGGCGGAGCATGGCTGCGACATCGGCATCGGCTTCGACGGCGACGGCGACCGCATCGGCGCCATCGACCACAAGGGCCGCGTGGTGTGGGGCGACCAGCTGGTGGCGCTCTATGCCGCCGACGTGCTGAAGAGCCATCCGGGCGCCACCATCATCGCCGACGTCAAGGCCAGCCAGGCCCTGTTCGACGAGATCGCCAAGCATGGCGGCAACCCGCTGATGTGGAAGACCGGCCACTCGTTGTTGAAGGCCAAGATGGCCGAGACCGGCTCGCCGCTGGCCGGCGAGATGTCGGGCCACATCTTCTTCGCCGACAAATGGTATGGCTTCGACGACGCGCTCTATTGCGGCGTGCGGCTGGTCGGGCTGGTCAGCAAGCTGGACACCACGCTGGCGGACCTGCGCGACGGCCTGCCGGACATGGTCAACACGCCGGAGACCCGCTTCCAGATCGACGAGGAGCGCAAGTTCGCCGTGGTCGAGGAGGTCAAGGGCCGGGTCAAGGCGTCGGGCGCCAAGGTCAACGACATCGACGGCGTCCGCGTGACGACCGACGACGGCTGGTGGCTGCTGCGCGCGTCCAACACCCAGGACGTTCTGGTGGCGCGCGCCGAGTCCTACAGCACGGACGGGCTGGAGCGGCTGAAGGGCGCGCTGATCGAGCAGCTGGTGGCCTCCGGGCTGAGCGCGCCGTCCTTCGAGGGCGGCGGGTCGCACTGA
- a CDS encoding TRAP transporter small permease: MTRIADLLERITEWIMALMLAVMVGLVFGNVVLRYVFNSGIVAAEEIARLMFVWLVFLGATVALRHQRHLGLEILQSRLPFKVRRACAVVAHLLMLYALWLFVEGSWMQLLIGMETFSTVLRFPMAFYAAAGFFPAIAMALTVLTNLWRIVTSQLGARIPGDPDTMLDHPDAHGPAVAPPAPASGPGAAVAKH; encoded by the coding sequence ATGACGCGTATCGCCGATCTGCTGGAGCGGATCACCGAATGGATCATGGCGCTGATGCTGGCGGTCATGGTCGGCCTCGTCTTCGGCAACGTCGTCCTGCGCTATGTCTTCAACAGCGGCATCGTCGCGGCGGAGGAGATCGCGCGGCTGATGTTCGTCTGGCTGGTGTTCCTGGGCGCCACCGTGGCGCTGCGCCACCAGCGCCATCTCGGGCTGGAGATCCTGCAAAGCCGCCTGCCGTTCAAGGTCCGGCGCGCCTGCGCGGTCGTCGCCCATCTGCTGATGCTCTACGCCCTTTGGCTGTTCGTCGAGGGCAGCTGGATGCAGCTGCTGATCGGGATGGAGACCTTCTCCACCGTGCTGCGCTTCCCCATGGCCTTCTACGCGGCGGCGGGCTTCTTCCCGGCCATCGCCATGGCGCTGACCGTGCTGACCAACCTGTGGCGGATCGTCACCAGCCAGCTCGGCGCCCGCATCCCCGGCGACCCCGACACGATGCTGGACCATCCCGACGCGCATGGGCCCGCCGTGGCGCCGCCCGCCCCGGCCTCCGGCCCTGGCGCCGCCGTCGCCAAGCACTGA